One Pyrofollis japonicus DNA window includes the following coding sequences:
- a CDS encoding RNA-binding protein, whose protein sequence is MTAKHISNEELERILSQAEERERKDPKKRWIMRMLRSAKQYHKMCPYYDKRTGKCFLKLGERCERDGKFDGCPVFIEWLSQKYDELKAKGRPLPMDFLDLTLAV, encoded by the coding sequence CCGCGAAGCATATCTCGAACGAAGAACTGGAACGTATTTTAAGTCAAGCAGAGGAGAGGGAAAGAAAAGATCCAAAGAAGCGCTGGATAATGAGAATGCTTAGAAGCGCAAAACAGTACCACAAAATGTGCCCATATTATGACAAGCGAACCGGGAAATGCTTCCTCAAGCTAGGTGAGCGCTGCGAACGAGACGGCAAATTCGATGGGTGTCCTGTATTCATAGAATGGCTTTCACAGAAATACGATGAGCTAAAGGCCAAAGGCAGGCCTCTACCGATGGACTTCCTTGACTTAACATTGGCTGTCTAA